The DNA sequence CGTGAGCGTGAAGGCTCGACTTCGACTGTCGGGGTTCATTGTAGGTTGGTCCTTGTGGTGAAACGTGCCCGTGAGAGCGGGCACGGAAAGCGCTTTGCGCCTAAAAGCCTTGATTGTCAACACCCTGCCAGCGCGGCTGTTTTGTCAGTCGCCGTCGGCAAACGAGAAGCCTGCGCCAAGCCCGATCGCGCCGCCGAAATCGTTGTTCAGGCGGTTGAGGAGGTCGTTGGTATTGAGCGACAGAAAGGCGAGTTTGGCGCGCTTGTCCTCATCGGTGAGGGCGGCGTCGATTGGTCCATCGATGTTGCCGGCCATGCCGATCACCGACTTGAAGACGAAATCGGCCGAACCCGCCACCGAGCGGCTGTCTTCCGGCAGCAGGCTTTGCATGTCGGCGACATCGAACAGCGTCTTCAGGCCCCGGACGTTGCCGGCGATCGAGGCCATGGTGTTGCCGGAGCGCCAGTAGATCGCGAGCTTCGGATGTCCCTTGTCGTCCTTGCCTTCGTAGAACGGCTTCAGGCGCTGGTCCTTCACTGTCTCGACGCCATGGACGAGAATGCCGAGCAGTTCGGTGGCCGCCTCGCGGTTGTCGCGGAAATCGGGATTGTCAGGGCCCGGATGTTTCCAGGCGGCCTGGATGCCGTCGGGCTTCTGCCAGGCGGCGAGGAATTCGTTGGCGATATCATCGAGGTTCTTTGTGATCGCCAGGCCGTAGCGGCAGCGGAAGTCGCCCTCCTTGCCCGACAGCGCTTCGGAGCCGGTACCGTAGAGCACGTATTCGAGCGCACCCAGCCCTTGCGCGGCCACGCTCTTGCCCTTGAGCTTGGCTACGTCGGCCGCGCTTTCATCCTGCTTGGAAAGGATTGCCTGCACCTGCTTCAGTCCCGTGCTCTTGCGGTCGGGATAGAAGAGAAAGCGTTCGAAGCGGTTCTGTTCGAGCGCCGGGCCGAGCCTGACGATCTCGATCGCCGACCAGGCACCGACCAGATCGGAAAAGGCGCCTTGAGCGCTCTTAAGCGCCGGCTTCGACGGTGCCGCGCAGAGCTTGGCCGTTGCGACGTTTGCGGCCGCGGCTTTCTCCGTCAGTTTGCGATAGCCGGGGATGACGAAGTCGTCGACGGCCTTGGCCATCACCGTCGGCACGGCGGCCTCGTTGACGACGCGCGGCGAGAGCGCGCTGCCTTCCTGAGCCATCGTCGGGAACGCGGTCGCCAATGTCAGGGCGAATGCGAGGGTGAGTGTATGCGTGCGGGGCATCAGAGTGACTCCAGGAAGGCAAGGAGATCGCGGCGATCGCTTGCGGCAAGGGCGGCAAAGGCATCGCGGGCCTTCTGCCCTTCGCCGCCGTGCCAGAGGATCGCTTCGGTGAAATTGCGGGCGCGTCCGTCGTGCAGCAGGAAAGTGTGCCCGCTGACGGTCTTCGTCAAGCCGATGCCCCAGAGTGGCGGCGTGCGCCACTCTCGGCCGGTGGCGACACCTACCTGCTGTCCGTCCTCAAGGCCTTCGCCCATGTCGTGCAGCAGGAAATCGGAATAGGGCCAGATCAGCTGGAACGACTGCGCCTTGTTTGCTGCATCCCGGCGGGTGACGAATTTCGGCGTGTGGCAGCTGGTGCAGCCGAGGTCGTAGAAGGCCTTCTTGCCGCGAAGCGTCTCGGCAAAGCTCGCCTTGCGCCGCGCCGGCACGGCAAGGTTTTCCGAATAGAAGGTCACGAGGTCGAGCACCGGATCGGGCGCCTCGGTCGAACCAAGCCGTTCCTGCACACCGGTCGCCATGGTGAGGCATTTCACCTGAGCGGCCGTGCAGTCGCCATGGGGTCGGTCGGCGTTGGGGGAGGAGATGCCGATATCTGTGGCAAAGGCGTCGGCGCTTTGCTGTCGCACGGTGGCGTTCTGCGCCTTCCAGCCGAACCGCCCGAGCATCAGCTTGCCGGTCCTGGCGTCGCGCGTCAGTGCCGGGCGGCCGCTGATGCCGTCGCCGTCGGTGTCGTCAGGGTCGGCAAGGGCGAGAACATCCGCCTCATGGATCGCCTCGACGAGGCCGAGCCCGATCATCGGCTGGGCCACGCGCGGCGAGAGCGTCGTTGCCGGATCGAGAGGTCCGTAGGCAAGGTCGGTCACCGAATAGCGCGGCCGGCGCAGCGAAGCTTTTTCGCCGTCGGGGAAGGTGAACGGCTCCTCTGTATAACTGACTTCCAGATGTCCTTCGGCATCAAGGCCCGGCACAGCGCTGTCCTGAAGCTGGGCGCCATAGACCGGATCCGGGAAATTCACGACCTGATGTGCCTCGACCAACCGGCGTTCCTCCTCGTCGCGTGGCGGGCGCGCCAGGCGGAAGAACATCGAGGTCGTGTCGACGGCGCCTTCGGGCGGCCGGCCGCGACCGTCCTTCAGGTGACAGCTCTGGCAAGCGCGCGCGTTGTAGAGCGGGCCAAGCCCGTCGGAGGCCTGCGTGGAGGAGGGCGAGGAAACCCAGAGCTTGCGGAAGAGGGCATTGCCGAGCTTGAAGCCTTCCTCCTCCTGGAAGGTAAGGTTGGCTGAGAACTGGGAGAAGCTGTCGGCATTGACGGGCGCGATCGAGGTCGCAGCACCTCCGGACATCGCCTCGAAGGTTTCCGCCTTGGAGAAATCCGTCGTCGGTCGCGTCACCGTTGCGACGCGATCGCGGTCGGCGTTGCTCAGATCGGTGCGTTTGGTCGGGAAATAGTCGCCGGCAGCGGCGGGCAGGGCCGTTAGCAGCGCCTGGGCGAGAAGGAGCGCGAAAAGGCGAGATGCGCCAGATTTCATCAGGGGAGGATCGAGCCGCACCGGGTGCGATGCGGCCCGCCTTTTCAGCTTATTGGAAGACGGCGTTAGGATTGTCCAGGCTGTCCGAACCTTCAAGCTCGATCGTGCCGAGATCCAGCGACGCAATGACGCGCTGAACGGTCTTTGCCTGGGCGATCAGGCCGTCGATCGCCGCCTGAACGGTGGCGTTGCCCTCGGCATTGCCTTCGCCGATCATCTGGTCGTAGGCCTCGGTGGTCTCCGCGCGCTTGGCCATCGCCTGCATCTTCTCGACCGTGGTCGAAAGGTTGCCGGCCATTTCCTTGTCGAGTGCCGCATCCTTGGCAGCGACGAGTTCGGAGAGCGACGGGCCGGTCATCTTCGTGCCGTCGACGCGGGTGTATTCGCCGGTATAGGCCGACTGAATACCGATCGCGTCATGCAGATGCGAGTTGTGCGTGTTGTCGGAGAAGCAATCGTGCTCTTCTTCCGGATCGTGCAAGAGCAGGCCGAGCTTCATGCGCTCGCCGGCAAGTTCGCCGTAGGAGAGCGAGCCCATGCCGGTGAGGATGGCAACGAGGCCGGCCTTGGGGTCAGCCTCGACCGCCTTGGTGGCGGCACCATCCGGCGTCCAGTTGGCGACCATTTCCTTGAGGTCGGAAACGAGCAGCTCGGTCGCGGCCTTCAGATAGGCGGCGCGACGATCGCAATTGCCGCCGGTGCAGGCCTTGGTGTCGTAATCGGTGTAGGGG is a window from the Ensifer adhaerens genome containing:
- a CDS encoding di-heme oxidoredictase family protein; translated protein: MKSGASRLFALLLAQALLTALPAAAGDYFPTKRTDLSNADRDRVATVTRPTTDFSKAETFEAMSGGAATSIAPVNADSFSQFSANLTFQEEEGFKLGNALFRKLWVSSPSSTQASDGLGPLYNARACQSCHLKDGRGRPPEGAVDTTSMFFRLARPPRDEEERRLVEAHQVVNFPDPVYGAQLQDSAVPGLDAEGHLEVSYTEEPFTFPDGEKASLRRPRYSVTDLAYGPLDPATTLSPRVAQPMIGLGLVEAIHEADVLALADPDDTDGDGISGRPALTRDARTGKLMLGRFGWKAQNATVRQQSADAFATDIGISSPNADRPHGDCTAAQVKCLTMATGVQERLGSTEAPDPVLDLVTFYSENLAVPARRKASFAETLRGKKAFYDLGCTSCHTPKFVTRRDAANKAQSFQLIWPYSDFLLHDMGEGLEDGQQVGVATGREWRTPPLWGIGLTKTVSGHTFLLHDGRARNFTEAILWHGGEGQKARDAFAALAASDRRDLLAFLESL
- a CDS encoding imelysin family protein; this translates as MTKKFIRGAALAFMTATSVLALQPAHAATDAAAVVKHYTAVAHAKFEDALTTAEALNKAVDALIATPSEETLKAARDAWKKARNPYQETEVYRFGNAIVDEWEGKVNAWPLDEGLIDYVDPSYGTESDENALFTANVIANKTIKIDGKDVDASNITPEFLAGTLQEAGGIEANVATGYHAIEFLLWGQDLNGTKAGAGNRPYTDYDTKACTGGNCDRRAAYLKAATELLVSDLKEMVANWTPDGAATKAVEADPKAGLVAILTGMGSLSYGELAGERMKLGLLLHDPEEEHDCFSDNTHNSHLHDAIGIQSAYTGEYTRVDGTKMTGPSLSELVAAKDAALDKEMAGNLSTTVEKMQAMAKRAETTEAYDQMIGEGNAEGNATVQAAIDGLIAQAKTVQRVIASLDLGTIELEGSDSLDNPNAVFQ
- a CDS encoding imelysin family protein — translated: MPRTHTLTLAFALTLATAFPTMAQEGSALSPRVVNEAAVPTVMAKAVDDFVIPGYRKLTEKAAAANVATAKLCAAPSKPALKSAQGAFSDLVGAWSAIEIVRLGPALEQNRFERFLFYPDRKSTGLKQVQAILSKQDESAADVAKLKGKSVAAQGLGALEYVLYGTGSEALSGKEGDFRCRYGLAITKNLDDIANEFLAAWQKPDGIQAAWKHPGPDNPDFRDNREAATELLGILVHGVETVKDQRLKPFYEGKDDKGHPKLAIYWRSGNTMASIAGNVRGLKTLFDVADMQSLLPEDSRSVAGSADFVFKSVIGMAGNIDGPIDAALTDEDKRAKLAFLSLNTNDLLNRLNNDFGGAIGLGAGFSFADGD